A single window of Pieris rapae chromosome 4, ilPieRapa1.1, whole genome shotgun sequence DNA harbors:
- the LOC111001269 gene encoding myosin heavy chain, muscle isoform X16: MPKPIVQEGEDPDPTPYLFVSLEQKRIDQSKPYDGKKACWVPDEKEGFLQGEIKATKGDLVTVNLPGGEEKTLKKELISQVNPPKFEKVEDMADLTYLNDAAVLHNLRQRYYAKLIYTYSGLFCVAINPYKRFPVYTTRCARLYRGKRRSEVPPHIFAISDGAYVNMLTNHENQSMLITGESGAGKTENTKKVIAYFATVGASQKKDASQEKKGSLEDQVVQTNPVLEAFGNAKTVRNDNSSRFGKFIRIHFGPSGKLAGADIETYLLEKARVISQQALERSYHIFYQMMSGSVNGLKAKCLLSNDIMDYNIVAQGKTVIPGVDDGEEMRLTDQAFDILGFTQEEKDNVYKITAAVMHMGGMKFKQRGREEQAEADGTEDGEKVAKLFGVDCADLYKNLLKPRIKVGNEFVTQGRNKDQVTNSIGALCKGVFDRLFKWLVKKCNETLDTKQKRQHFIGVLDIAGFEIFDFNGFEQLCINFTNEKLQQFFNHHMFVLEQEEYQREGIEWTFIDFGMDLQNCIDLIEKPMGILSILEEESMFPKATDQTFVEKLNNNHLGKSPPYLKPKPPKPGCQAAHFAIGHYAGNVGYNITGWLEKNKDPLNDTVVDQFKKGSNKLLVEIFADHPGQSGDAGAGGGGKGGRGKKGGGFATVSSAYREQLNNLMATLRSTQPHFVRCIIPNELKQAGLIDSHLVMHQLTCNGVLEGIRICRKGFPNRMVYPDFKLRYKILAPQAVAKESDPKKIAQIILETTDLDVESYRLGHTKVFFRAGVLGQMEELRDDRLSKIVSWLQSYIRGYLARKEFKRLQEQRIALQVVQRNLRKYLQLRTWPWWKLWQRVKPLLNVTRIEDEIAKLEEKAQKAQEAFEKEEKLRKEVEALNAKLLEEKQALLSNLEGEKGSLSEVQERANKLQAQKADLENQLRDTQDRLTQEEDARNQLFQGKKKLEQEISGLKKDVEDLELSVQKAEQDKATKDHQIRNLNDEIAHQDELINKLNKEKKLQGESTQKTSEELQAAEDKVNHLNKVKQKLEQTLDELEDSLEREKKLRGDVEKQRRKVEGDLKLTQEAVTDLERNKKELEQTIQRKDKEISSLTAKLEDEQSLVSKLQKQIKELQGRIEELEEEVESERQARAKAEKQRADLARELEELGERLEEAGGATSAQIELNKKREAELSKLRRDLEEANIQHESTLASLRKKHNDAVAEMGEQLDQLNKLKAKAEKERSQYFSEVNDLRAGLDHLSNDKAAQEKIVKQLQHQLNEVQNKADEANRTLNDLDAAKKKLSIENSDLLRQLEEAESQVSQLSKIKVSLTTQLEDTKRLADEESRERATLLGKFRNLEHDLDNIREQVEEEAEGKADLQRQLSKANAEAQLWRSKYESEGVARSEELEEAKRKLQARLAEAEETIESLNQKVVALEKTKQRLATEVEDLQLEVDRATAIANAAEKKQKAFDKIIGEWKLKVDDLAAELDASQKECRNYSTELFRLKGAYEEGQEQLEAVRRENKNLADEVKDLLDQIGEGGRNIHEIEKARKRLEAEKDELQAALEEAEAALEQEENKVLRAQLELSQVRQEIDRRIQEKEEEFENTRKNHQRALDSMQASLEAEAKGKAEALRMKKKLEADINELEIALDHANKANAEAQKNIKRYQQQIKDLQTALEEEQRARDDAREQLGISERRANALQNELEESRTLLEQADRARRQAEQELGDAHEQLNDLSAQSASLSAAKRKLESELQTLHSDLDELLNEAKNSEEKAKKAMVDAARLADELRAEQDHAQTQEKLRKALEQQIKELQVRLDEAEANALKGGKKAIQKLEQRVRELENELDGEQRRHADAQKNLRKAERRIKELTFQAEEDRKNHERMQDLVDKLQQKIKTYKRQIEEAEEIAALNLAKFRKAQQELEEAEERADLAEQAISKFRGKGRAGSTARGVSPAPPRSRPALDGFGTFPPRFDLAPEDF, from the exons ATGCCGAAGCCAATTGTCCAAGAGGGTGAGGACCCCGATCCGACCCCATACCTGTTCGTATCACTCGAACAGAAGCGCATCGACCAAAGCAAGCCCTACGATGGTAAGAAGGCTTGCTGGGTACCAGACGAGAAAGAGGGCTTCCTACAGGGAGAAATTAAAGCCACCAAGGGGGACCTAGTGACCGTCAACCTCCCTGGAGGCGAG GAAAAGACCTTAAAAAAGGAGCTAATCTCACAAGTAAACCCGCCTAAATTCGAGAAAGTCGAGGACATGGCAGACCTTACGTACCTGAACGACGCCGCGGTCCTTCACAACCTTCGACAACGATACTATGCGAAACTTATCTAT ACTTACTCGGGTCTCTTCTGTGTGGCTATCAACCCTTACAAGAGGTTCCCCGTGTACACGACACGATGTGCCAGGCTCTACCGAGGCAAGCGTCGCTCGGAAGTGCCTCCCCACATTTTCGCCATTTCCGACGGTGCTTACGTCAACATGTTAACCAACCACGAGAATCAATCTATGTTGATTAC CGGTGAGTCTGGTGCTGGTAAGACTGAGAACACGAAGAAGGTAATTGCGTACTTCGCGACCGTTGGTGCGTCGCAAAAGAAAGACGCAAGCCAGGAGAAAAAGGGCTCTCTAGAGGACCAAGTCGTACAAACTAACCCTGTACTTGAAGCCTTCGGTAACGCCAAGACCGTCCGTAACGACAACTCATCCCGTttc GGTAAATTCATCCGTATCCACTTCGGACCATCAGGAAAACTGGCCGGAGCTGATATTGAAACTT ATCTATTGGAGAAGGCCCGTGTAATCTCCCAGCAGGCGCTGGAACGTTCTTACCACATCTTCTACCAGATGATGTCCGGCTCCGTCAATGGACTTAAGG CAAAATGTCTTTTGTCCAACGACATCATGGACTACAACATCGTTGCCCAAGGAAAGACGGTCATCCCTGGCGTTGATGACGGCGAGGAAATGAGACTCACAGAC CAAGCCTTCGACATCCTGGGTTTCACTCAAGAGGAGAAAGACAATGTTTACAAGATCACAGCTGCTGTCATGCACATGGGTGGTATGAAGTTCAAGCAGAGGGGTCGTGAGGAGCAAGCTGAGGCTGACGGCACTGAG GATGGTGAAAAGGTCGCCAAGTTGTTCGGTGTTGACTGCGCTGACCTATACAAGAACTTGTTGAAGCCCCGCATTAAGGTCGGAAACGAGTTCGTGACCCAAGGTCGTAACAAGGACCAGGTTACCAACTCCATTGGTGCCCTCTGCAAGGGTGTGTTTGACAGGCTGTTCAAGTGGCTGGTCAAGAAGTGTAACGAGACTCTTGACACCAAGCAAAAGAGACAGCACTTCATTGGTGTGCTTGATATCGCCGGTTTCGAGATCTTCGAC TTCAATGGTTTTGAACAACTCTGCATTAATTTCACCAACGAGAAACTGCAGCAGTTCTTTAACCACCACATGTTCGTACTGGAACAAGAGGAGTACCAGCGCGAAGGCATCGAGTGGACTTTCATTGACTTTGGCATGGACCTTCAAAATTGCATTGACCTTATTGAAAAG CCCATGGGTATCCTCTCCATTCTTGAGGAAGAGTCTATGTTCCCGAAAGCCACCGATCAGACCTTCGTTGAGAAGTTGAACAACAACCACTTGGGTAAATCCCCCCCTTACCTGAAGCCCAAACCCCCGAAGCCCGGTTGCCAGGCAGCTCACTTCGCCATTGGTCACTACGCCGGTAAT GTCGGTTACAACATCACTGGATGGCTTGAGAAGAACAAGGACCCCTTGAACGACACTGTCGTTGACCAGTTCAAGAAGGGAAGCAACAAACTGTTGGTTGAGATCTTCGCTGACCACCCTGGTCAGTCCGGAGATGCCGGTGCTGGTGGTGGTGGCAAAG GCGGTCGCGGTAAGAAGGGTGGTGGTTTCGCAACTGTCTCATCTGCCTACAgg GAACAACTTAACAATTTGATGGCCACACTGAGGTCAACCCAACCTCACTTCGTACGTTGTATCATCCCCAACGAGTTGAAGCAGGCCG GTCTCATCGACTCCCACCTTGTGATGCACCAGCTGACATGTAACGGTGTGCTTGAGGGTATCCGTATCTGTCGTAAAGGTTTCCCCAACAGGATGGTCTACCCCGACTTCAAGCTCCG cTACAAGATCCTGGCCCCACAAGCAGTTGCCAAGGAATCCGATCCTAAGAAAATCGCTCAAATTATCCTGGAAACGACTGACTTGGATGTCGAATCGTACCGTCTGGGTCACACCAAG GTATTCTTCCGCGCCGGAGTCCTGGGTCAGATGGAAGAGTTACGTGACGACAGATTGTCTAAGATTGTTTCTTGGCTACAATCCTACATCCGTGGTTACCTTGCACGTAAGGAATTCAAGAGGCTGCAGGAACAGAG AATCGCTCTCCAAGTTGTCCAGCGCAACTTGCGCAAATACCTGCAGCTCCGCACCTGGCCATGGTGGAAGTTGTGGCAGAGGGTCAAGCCCCTCCTCAACGTCACCCGTATCGAGGACGAGATTGCG AAACTCGAGGAGAAGGCACAGAAGGCCCAAGAGGCTTTCGAAAAGGAAGAAAAGCTCCGCAAGGAGGTGGAGGCTCTCAACGCCAAGCTGTTGGAAGAGAAGCAGGCGCTGCTTTCCAACTTGGAAGGAGAGAAGGGGTCTCTCAGCGAAGTGCAGGAACGCGCTAACAAACTGCAGGCTCAAAAGGCCGACCTCGAGAACCAACTTAGG GACACACAAGACCGTCTTACACAAGAAGAGGATGCCCGCAATCAGCTCTTCCAGGGCAAGAAGAAGTTGGAACAGGAAATCTCTGGACTCAAGAAGGATGTTGAAGATCTGGAGCTTTCCGTCCAGAAGGCTGAACAAGACAAGGCGACTAAGGACCACCAAATTCGCAACTTGAACGACGAGATCGCCCACCAAGATGAGCTCATCAACAAATTGAACAAAGAGAAGAAATTACAGGGTGAGAGCACCCAGAAGACGTCTGAGGAGCTCCAAGCCGCCGAGGACAAGGTCAACCACCTTAACAAGGTTAAGCAAAAGTTGGAGCAGACCCTCGACGAGCTCGAAGATTCGTTGGAGCGTGAAAAGAAACTCCGCGGTGACGTCGAGAAGCAGAGGAGGAAGGTTGAGGGTGACCTCAAGCTTACTCAGGAGGCCGTCACTGACTTGGAGCGCAACAAAAAAGAACTCGAACAAACCATCCAACGCAAGGACAAGGAAATCTCTTCCCTCACTGCCAAGCTCGAAGACGAACAATCTTTGGTCAGCAAACTCCAGAAACAGATCAAGGAACTACAGGGCCGCATCGAAGAACTCGAAGAGGAAGTGGAGTCGGAGAGACAAGCCCGTGCCAAGGCCGAGAAGCAACGCGCCGACCTCGCACGCGAGCTTGAGGAGCTCGGTGAGCGTCTGGAGGAGGCCGGTGGTGCCACCTCTGCTCAAATCGAGCTCAACAAGAAGCGTGAGGCTGAACTTAGCAAGCTGCGTCGTGACTTGGAGGAAGCAAACATCCAACACGAGTCCACACTCGCTAGCTTGCGCAAGAAGCACAACGATGCCGTTGCCGAGATGGGCGAGCAGCTTGACCAGCTCAACAAGCTCAAGGCTAA GGCTGAGAAAGAGCGCTCTCAATACTTTAGCGAAGTCAATGACCTTCGTGCCGGTCTCGACCATTTGTCCAACGATAAG GCTGCCCAAGAAAAGATCGTCAAGCAACTCCAACACCAACTCAATGAGGTACAGAACAAGGCTGATGAAGCTAACCGTACTCTCAACGACTTGGACGCTGCCAAGAAGAAGCTCTCCATCGAGAACTCTGACCTGCTCCGCCAACTCGAAGAAGCCGAGTCTCAAGTCTCACAGCTTTCCAAGATCAAGGTGTCCCTCACCACACAGCTTGAGGACACCAAGAGGCTTGCTGACGAAGAGTCCAGG GAACGCGCTACACTTCTTGGCAAGTTCCGCAACTTGGAGCACGATTTGGACAACATCCGCGAGCAAGTTGAAGAGGAAGCCGAGGGCAAGGCTGATTTACAACGCCAATTGTCCAAGGCTAACGCTGAAGCCCAATTATGGCGCTCCAAGTACGAATCCGAGGGAGTCGCCCGCTCCGAGGAGCTCGAGGAAGCCAAGCGCAAACTCCAGGCTCGCCTCGCAGAAGCCGAGGAAACCATTGAATCACTTAACCAGAAGGTTGTTGCTCTTGAAAAGACAAAGCAGCGCCTTGCTACTGAAGTCGAGGACTTACAGCTCGAGGTCGACAGAGCCACTGCCATTGCCAACGCTGCTGAGAAGAAACAGAAGGCGTTCGACAAGATTATTGGGGAATGGAAACTCAAGGTTGATGACCTGGCGGCTGAACTTGATGCCAGCCAAAAGGAATGCCGTAACTACTCTACTGAACTGTTCCGCCTTAAGGGTGCCTACGAAGAAGGCCAAGAACAACTTGAAGCCGTTCGTCGCGAAAACAAGAACCTCGCTGATGAAGTCAAGGACTTACTTGACCAAATCGGTGAAGGAGGCCGCAACATTCACGAAATTGAAAAGGCAAGGAAGCGTCTTGAAGCTGAGAAGGATGAACTCCAAGCGGCTCTTGAAGAGGCTGAAGCTGCTCTTGAACAAGAAGAAAACAAGGTTCTGCGTGCCCAACTGGAATTGTCACAGGTCAGACAAGAGATCGACAGGAGGATCCAAGAGAAGGAAGAGGAATTCGAAAACACCCGCAAGAACCACCAGCGTGCACTCGACTCTATGCAAGCCTCCCTCGAAGCTGAAGCCAAGGGCAAGGCTGAGGCGCTGCGCATGAAGAAGAAGCTTGAGGCCGACATTAACGAACTTGAGATCGCTCTCGACCACGCTAACAAGGCTAACGCTGAGGCACAGAAGAACATCAAACGCTACCAGCAACAGATTAAGGATCTCCAGACCGCTCTTGAAGAGGAACAGCGTGCCCGCGATGATGCCCGTGAACAGCTCGGAATCTCTGAACGTCGTGCTAACGCTCTCCAGAATGAACTTGAGGAATCTCGTACTCTCCTAGAACAGGCTGACCGTGCCCGCCGTCAAGCTGAACAAGAACTGGGTGACGCTCACGAACAGCTCAATGATCTGTCCGCCCAGAGTGCATCACTCTCCGCCGCCAAGAGGAAACTCGAGTCTGAATTACAGACCCTTCACTCTGACCTTGACGAACTCCTTAACGAGGCCAAGAACTCAGAAGAGAAGGCAAAGAAGGCAATGGTTGACGCTGCCAGACTTGCTGACGAGCTCCGCGCTGAACAGGATCATGCTCAAACACAGGAGAAACTCCGCAAGGCCCTTGAACAACAAATCAAGGAACTACAAGTGAGACTCGACGAAGCTGAAGCTAACGCTCTTAAGGGTGGTAAGAAAGCAATCCAGAAACTTGAACAGAGAGTACGAGAACTTGAAAATGAGCTGGATGGTGAACAGAGGAGGCATGCTGATGCTCAAAAGAACCTCCGTAAGGCCGAGAGACGCATCAAGGAGTTGACGTTCCAGGCTGAGGAGGACCGCAAGAACCACGAACGTATGCAAGACCTTGTTGACAAACTTCAGCAGAAGATCAAGACCTACAAGAGGCAGATCGAGGAAGCCGAAGAAATCGCTGCTCTTAACTTGGCCAAGTTCCGCAAAGCGCAGCAGGAGTTGGAGGAGGCCGAGGAAAGGGCAGACCTCGCCGAGCAGGCCATCAGCAAATTCCGTGGCAAGGGACGTGCGGGATCCACTGCGAGAGGAGTCAGTCCGGCG CCCCCACGTTCGCGCCCCGCGCTCGACGGTTTCGGCACCTTCCCACCAAGGTTCGACCTAGCGCCCGAAGATTTCTAA